The Chitinophaga sp. Cy-1792 genome contains the following window.
AAGTTGCATTTGATAACGCCGGTATAGAGAAGAAAGAGCAGGCAAAGTGGTTTTGATGGCAACATTCCGATAATGTAAACTTATCTTGTTGTGAAATGATTCGCCGGAAGCGGCACTTGGTATATTATTTGACCAGCTTGTTCTATCACCAACTTAGACCTATACTATTACATGAAAAAGGTAATTTTTTTCGTACTGCTCGCATTCATGGGTAATCATGCCTTCTCCCAGGGTTTTAAACATGGCATCGGAACAGGGTTTTTAATCAGTAAGCCGGCAGCTGCCGATGCTGATGGCCTTGTAACATTGCTGTACAATCCCCGCTATCATTTTGCAGTAGGCCCAACATCTTCTGTATCGTTGGGTGTTCCCATGACATTTGGTTTTGCCGGTGGCTTCAACTGGAGTGATAATGGTAATTCATCTTCTGTTGCGCTTGGCGTTAATATTCCGCTGATGTTTGATTACAACATTGGCGCCGGTGCACTGAATGGTTTACACAAAAAATCCGGCTTCTTTATTGGTGCTGGTTTTGGCTGGCATTATATGTACCACAATTATGATTACTCATATTACGATAACTACGGGTTATCGACCAGTGAATCTGGTGCCGGCCCTGCGGCCAACATAGGCGTACGTTTCCATGTAGGACGCCGTAATCATAATATCGAATTAAGGGCATTCTATATGCATACCACTATCAATGAACAATTTGATGCAGGTGGATTAAACTGTTCATTTAACTTTTAATCTTACCTGAAAAATATAATGTATTAAATCGCAGCCCGGACATTGACGTCCGGGCTGTTTACTGATACAGCCAGTATATTACCATTGGTATTTTTATGTTTTAAGAAGTTCTGTTATTTTGTAGGGAGAAATTACCGTGAGATGAAATACATAGTGCTTCTTTTAACTTTCCTGATGGTGAATGTGTACGCGCAGGCACAAAATAAAACTGCTATCCTCCAAATGCTCCGGCAGAAGAAGGTAGTGCCGCTTACGCAGTATTGCGAGGTGCCGTTCCGGTTAAGTGTTGGCAGTAAAGAGGATAATCCGGCAATAAAGGACAAAGTCTCACTGAAAACAGCGCTTGAAATACTGGTAAACCGGGGCTTTTTTGATGATTTCTTTAAAAATGGAAAAGCCACTACCACCCAGGCAGCTGTATCTTACCTGGTTACGAGTTATAACCGTAACGACCAAACGTTTCTGGCTACTTCTATGATATTTCATTTTAAACAGCCGGCCAAAGGGAAAGAAATGCTTACAGGCATTGAAATAGCGAGATAGGAATTGCAACAGCCAGCTATACCTGAACCCGTTAACATGTGGCATTTTAGAACAACCTTACCTAAGCGCATAAAGCGAACAGAAAATTTAACAGTTGTGGGTATAAGCATGGGGATATGTTCCTATCCTTTTCCACTGGAGCATAAGATTGTATTTATCACCTTGGGGGTTATCCTGATAACAGGCGTATGGTGGAATTATTTTTATAAAATGTACCCTATAGCCATAACTATCAATGAAACCACCGTTAATGTCATTAAAATTAACAGGTCGGGTAAAAAGGAGGCGATTTCCTGTGCCGTAACTGACTTGAGGCTGGAGTATAGCCTGATGAGTTTCAGCGACCGTTATTTCGGTGTAGACCTGGTAATGAATCAGCGTAATTTCTGGCTTATCCGTCCCAGTTTTATGAAGATGAAGAACGGGTATGGCTGGCGGCTGGGGCATATGAAAAGATTGGAAAAAGCCTGTGAGCGCGTTGGGATAAAGTCAGCATATGCAGTTTTTTAAGACACATAAACCAGGAACATGGACAACGCAATTATCCGGAAATTCGAGACCCGACTTCCCCGCATCACTTTCGATGAAGCCTTTCTTGGGTTCATTTTTGCCGCGTTATGTATTTTTTTTGCAGTCACAAAAGGTACTTTGATTACGCATATCTCTGCAGGGGCTTATGGGATGTTGTTTGCCGGCTCCTGTTGGTATTATTTTAATGCAATGCACGTTTGTAATGTAGATGTTGCTGCTGATGTTATCACTGTGATCTGGAAAAACAGGAAAGGGAAAACAAAATACGAAGCATGTCCTGCTACTGATCTTCTTTACAAACATGGACATACCGGCGTTAAAGGTGCACTACTTACATTTGACCTGGTAAAAAAAGAGAAGAACAGATTTTTCCGACGCCCGCGCTTTATGCGTATGGTGCTGAATTTTGGATGGAAATTTGACGACCTGCAAGCGATGAGAGTGACTTGTGAAGCAGCTGGAATTAAGCATACGCCTGCAAGATATTAGCTTTACGCTTAAATCTATACCATGAATACTGCCACTACCGCAAAAAGATTTGAAACAGCCCTGCCCAGGATCACCTGGACATGGTACGCTATGTCGATGATACTTGGAGCTGTCTTTGTACGCTGGTTTTTAAAAGGAACATATGATGTGGCGTTCCTGGGACTATTCACTTTATTGGGTTCATACTACAGAAATTTCATGGAGATGTCTGTCTGTGAGGTGGAAATCTCAGCAGAAACTATAGCGGTAACCCGCCGAAACAGGCTGGGGAAGAAGGTGCAGGTATCTTTTGCAACTGCTGATCTTTATCTGAAATTTTACAAAACATGGCCAGACAGAACGGCAATTGTTAAATTAACAGACATCCGTAAACGTAAGAAAGTGGCAAAAATGGTGGAAGCGAATTTCTGGGAATTTGATCAGTTAGTAGAAATGGAAGAGGCCTGCATTGCCGTCGGCGTAGCGCCTATGCCGGCAAAATAGATATAGTAGAATATGCTTAAATTTGCATTTTATTGTGAAAAGTTAAGATTATTCACTATTTCAGCTCATGAGATTTCAACTCGTCAAAAATACCAGGATCATAAGAGACGCTATAATAATAGTGTTACTGTTCAGCGCAGTTACTTATTTCTTTCCTGCGGCATTATACCTTTCACTGGGCCTGCTGCTGCTGTGTATGGTGAAGATATTATACAGAGGCACACATGGTAGTATTGAATTTGCAGATAATGAAATGAAAGTCATTGTGACCAATATTTTAGGAAGAAATACTACAAAAGTCTGTCCTGTTGCCGGTGCTACCTATCAAACCGGCATCATCAAATACTTATTTGGAAGCAAACAGGCTCCTTACCTGGAGGTCTGTGATGCAGCAAATAAAAAGATGTTGATGATTATCTCCAATGGAAATACGATCTCTCCGGATGATATAAAAAGGATGATTGCATTACTGACCGCCAATGGTATACAACCGGGAGGTCATATAAAACAATAAGATCAGTTCCGCGCTGTACACGGCTGGATACCATCAGACAAACAACTTTCGGGAAATCCTCTTTTTATCTTAATAAGACAGCAGTTCCTTTTGAAACCTGCTCCGGTTCGTTCTGCATCTGGTATATACACATCCAGACATACGTCCCTGCCGGCGCATCGAGGTTTTTATTCTTTCCGTTCCAGCCCTGGTTGATGCTGTTCGACTGATATACAAGGTTTCCCCATCTGTCAAAAACAGAAAACTGATAACGGCTCACGTTGCCGAATACCCTTGGCCGCAATACATCGTTCTGCCCGTCATTATTCGGCGTAAATGCATTTGGTACGTAAATACCCCAGCCACAGCTTTTTGCCGTTACCCGAACATACTCTTTTCCTGTACATCCGAGTGCATCGGTGACTTCCAGCGCATATAAGCCAGGAAGGCCGGTGGTGTAATGATTGGCGGTGCTGCCATCACTCCACCTGTAGGCAACATACGGTTTCCTCACCGGAATAGTGATTTCTCCCCATGTGCATAGGGTTGTATCAGCCACGAGGAACCCGGAAGGAGGCTTGCTATATTCCCTGAACCATGCGGTAGCACTGGTGTTGCAGCCGTATTGATTCGTGACGTTTACCGTCCATTCACCAGTAGTCTTAACAATGATCTTCCTGGTAGTTTCTCCCGTACTCCAGGTATAGGAAGTCCCATCGGTGCCTGCATCCAGTACATGAAGGGTTCCTTCGCAGATGTATTGCTCCTGCGGCAACGTTACCTCCGGCAGCGGGTTGACATGCAGCAGCAGGGTATCAGCGGTGAGACATCCATTAGGGCCAGTTCCGCCGGCAATATAGGTCCCTGCAGCTGTCAGGGTAATATCATTGCCGCTGCTGCCATTATTCCAGGTGATATTACTGAAGGTGCCAGCAATGCTTACCTGCTGCTCATCCTTGTCACAAATCGATAGCTCGCTTGCCAATCCCATATCCATCGGAGGCTTTATGGTTATCGCCAGTGTATCCTTAAACACGCAGCCGTTGGATCTTTCTGCCTGCAGGATGTAGGTGGCGTCCCTGTCGGTGTAAAAACCGGCATTATTGCCATCAATGTCCAGCTTGTAATCATTATTCCAGGTATAATTGGTGAAGCCTGCCGGGATGGCCCTGGTAATGCGGTTTTCTGCACATTTGGCTATGTCGGCACCCAGACTGAAAGGATAATCATTTCCATCTTTCACCACTACGGCATCTGTAGCACTATGATTACATTTATCCGTTACCGTTAGTGAGTAGGTGCCAGGTTTATTAACAGTAGTATTGTGCGTTATGCTGCCATTACTCCAGCGATAGGTATTGAAGGTAGTACCTGCATCCAGTTGTAAAACAGCATCTTTGCAAAGCTCCAGGTCCGGGCCAAGTTCAAGCGTAGACGCAGCTATGGGAATGTCTACAATGACGCTGGCAGGGAGCATACCGCAGCCGGCATCTACCTGTACTTTAACATTTGTCTTTCCTGCTTTTTTAAATTTCAGGGAGATGTTATCCGCGGCTGTCGCCATTATATCTACATAGGCCGGGTCGATCTGCCAGACCAGCGAAGTATGACAATTGGGATCTTTCACAGCGGTGTAAGACCAGATCTGTTCCCGGTCACAGATAACATCCGGGCCACTGAGCATTGCCGGCGTGCACGCAGAGAAACTGGCACAGGCAGGGTAGGACATCTGTGTATCGTCCAGTATCCATGGGTTGGTAAACCGATGCCCGATGGTAGCAGGTTCTGATTCGAATTTTTCCGTGGGATCTTCTGTAAAAGTATTGGGACTGGTGGTAATCCCGCCTGGACCAGCTACATTAGCCTGGCTAAGGCAGTTGCCACTACTGTTTTCGATTTCTCCGGCGCTGTTGACACGCAACACAAATCCTTCATTGGCTGCCTCTTTGATGATATCCGTTCCGTAACTAAAACCGGAAATAATAAATCCTGCATTATCCGCACGAAGGGAGTTGATCTGGTGATTGTTTAGCTGTGTGTAATCTCTTGACCAGGTTACCGTTCCATCTGTTCCGATCTTATGTATCATCAGGTTATAGCCAACACCGGATTTCGCCACACTTTCCCTGGCAAAAACCAGCTGATTGTCGGCGCTTTTGGTAAAGGTTACATTGGTGTAATCGATGAATGGTTCAACATTGCGATTTTTCCACATTCTGGTATTATTCAGTTTGAATCCTGGCAATTGCTCACCGGTAGCGCCCTTTAATTTAGCGACCACAGGAACCATACTTCGGTCAAAATAGTCGTTGCCGATAGATAATCCGATACCTATATACAGTACATCATTGATCAATACCATGCCCATTGGAGTGAAGCCATTATTCGCGTCGGTTATGGTCTTTGTCCACAAGAGTTTTCCTGTGGCAGCATCCAGTTTCATTACAGCCAGACTTTGAATAAGATTTTGGATATAGTTGTCAAATAGCAGGTAGATGCTTCCCTGTTCATACAGCATAGCCCTGATATGCCTGTTGGAGGCAGACCAACCGGTAATTTTCTGTTGCCAGATCATGTTACCATTTTTATCCAGCCTCATGACTGCATTGTCGCAGCCACCATGTCCATAATCCTGATTGTGACAGGTGATATAATCGCCATTCTCGGCTTCAAACAGGTATTTCAGGTCATCTGCATACCAGGTAGCCATTCTTTTGGACCAGATGAGGTTACCGTCGTAGTCCATTTTCATGAGTACAGCCGAGTCTGACACGCCATGGTTATATCCAACGTATTCTACGCCACCTACCAGGAAATGTTGATCGCTGGTATTAATCACCTGTTGATAGCGGCCTGAGAAATCTTCACCGAACCGGGTATTTTTTAACTGTTTAGCCCATCGCAGATTGCCGCCGGGCTTTAGTTTGGTGATAGTTGGTCCGCCGCTGAAGCCGGAATATCTGGTGCCAATGGTAACGATATCACCATCCGCAGTTCTGTTGGCGTCATAGATTTCTGTTGTATAATTTTCATCTTTCAAAATGGTTGTAAAAGATGTAGCACATGCATTTCCGTTATCAGTGGGGGGCGCAGGCATGCAATCCTGGTATTTACATGCCAGTTCTATATGTGTGGGTTTGTCTGTATAAGCCGCAATTACACTGTTTATGTTGCATACCGGTACCACTGTTTTATTCCATGTCCAGGAATTACCCGCCAGCTGTGAAGATCCGCCGCCGCCGCTGCCGTTGGTGGGGCCTGCGCAGGAGCCGGTTCGGCCCATGTTATCTGTTCTCATGAGGGCCACGCCATTTTCAAAGGCGGTAGCATAGCCGGTAACCGCGTATCCATGCTGGCCGGTGGTTACAAAATCTGAAAACTCGCCCCGGGCATAGGTATAGTGCCGGCTCCATTGGTGGCGGCCGGTGAAGTCGGCCGCGGATAAAGACATCCAGGTAGCATAGGAGGGGCCATTCGTCAGGAATGCAATTCCGGCTTCACTTTGCCGTGGTAATACTTTACAGTGGTAAACCCCTGAGCCGCTGATATTAAAGGCTTGTGTCAGTGTTACTGCATCATTATTTCCAACGGTGGATTTAATATTGTACAATAAAACATCAGCAGAAGTGGGTGGTGTGGGTTCTGATTTAATACTCCAGCTATATCCTCCCGGGATGGCGTATAAGCTAATTCCTTCTGCATCTGAACCGGCTACCGGAGCATATTTGGTGGTATGGTTATTCCAGCCGTTGTTAATGTCCACTTTCATCAGGATGGCATCTCGCTGTGTATTGCCGGTATATCCTGTTATCAGTAACTGCCCGTTATATTCAAGTATGCTGGTGAAGCCATCTGCTGCTCCGCCATCATAAATTTGCGATGCCAAAACATCTCCGGTGCTACTTAATACCAGTAAAACACCATCCGACTTTGCGGTGCTGTCATTGGCAATGCCCACCAAAGCATAGCCGCCATTCTCCATCGTAATGATGCTTTTGGGTGTTATCGGACGATTATCTACTGTAATTGATTGCTGCCATTGTATATCTAACATCGCGTTAAACTTCAATATCCAGCAGGAGGGAATACCATTGATAGTAATGGTGCCCAGGGCACAATAACCATTATCCGGCGTTGGAATAAGCATATTCAGGCCACTGGTAGTGGTAGTGGAGATCGCCCGGCACCACAGTACATTGCCTGTATTGTCTGCTTGCAGGAGCATGCCGGTCGTATCACTAAGATTCTTTGATGCAATTTTCCCTGCAATCAGGTATTGTCCGTCATTGGTATAGATGATACTGCTGCCGCTGGCAGCATATCCTGGAATATAAATCGTTTCTTCAAAGTTGTTGTAGCACTGTGCACTTGCATACCATGGACTGATGCAAATAATCAGAAGGGCTAATAGCGTATAGAGGTTAAGATGCTTCATTGCATAGGTTAGATGCAGCAAAGGTACTATTTAGGCCCTGCTCCTGGTAAGCTGACAGGGTTAATTCCTGTGGCTAGATAAGTAAATGGAGGAAAGTTTATATCAATCAATACTGTGCTTCAGTAAATTTTTTTAGTATTGCCTTCACTGCCGGAAAATCGGCGGGAATCTTCATAAATTGTTATTTTATAGAACTGGTGACTGACTTGTAATTATCTGTCAATGAAATATCTGGAAAAAAGAAGAACAGCACGTTGGATACCCTTTACTGGTATCATTTTGGGCATATTGATGATCATCAGCAGTACCAGATTATCGGATATGGGCGTAGGATCTTATGTGGTAGATAATCCTAAAGCCAATCGTTCGCTCACGCTTAATCCCGATGGTATTGCCTTTATGGGAGGCGTTTTTGTGATCCTGGGATTAGGTGCGCTTATATATGGACTTTTTGTGAACGATTATTCAAAAACGGAAGCAGCAAAACCCGTTGAGGCAGCATCGTTTGATGTGCCGGATAATTATCAACGAATGTCGGTATTAATTGAAAAGAGTCAGGAGTGTGGTGTACCACGGAAAAAGGCCGGGCAGGTTTATCACCTGATGGAAGATAAAGATTATGGGGCAGCCTTTTCCCGGCTATTGATGCTGATCGATGAATATGAAATACAGCTTTCTGAAGAATCATATAACGAGTTTGTGGCAACAGCTAAAATGCTGCATCTGCCACATAGTTACTGTGAGATGCTGAAGGCCATCAAATAAAACGCGTATACTGCGCTTCTCCTATGTCAATGATTAATCCCCCAAAGAGAAAAATAAATATTTGGGTAGCAAGGTGTTGTTACCTTTTAGGCTTAGTAATGTTTATTTGTGCCTGGAAGGCCTCACAAATAGGGGTTCAGGTATTTGTGGTTTATGTGCGAAGCACAGAAACTTATTTGACCCTAAGCATCGAAAGAATTGTTTTTACTGGTGGAGTGTTTTTCCTGGCAGGGATAGTTGTACAGATAATTAACTGGTTTTGGGGCCGGAGGAACAGACAGGCGCGTAAAACTAAAGATTATCCTGC
Protein-coding sequences here:
- a CDS encoding gliding motility-associated C-terminal domain-containing protein gives rise to the protein MKHLNLYTLLALLIICISPWYASAQCYNNFEETIYIPGYAASGSSIIYTNDGQYLIAGKIASKNLSDTTGMLLQADNTGNVLWCRAISTTTTSGLNMLIPTPDNGYCALGTITINGIPSCWILKFNAMLDIQWQQSITVDNRPITPKSIITMENGGYALVGIANDSTAKSDGVLLVLSSTGDVLASQIYDGGAADGFTSILEYNGQLLITGYTGNTQRDAILMKVDINNGWNNHTTKYAPVAGSDAEGISLYAIPGGYSWSIKSEPTPPTSADVLLYNIKSTVGNNDAVTLTQAFNISGSGVYHCKVLPRQSEAGIAFLTNGPSYATWMSLSAADFTGRHQWSRHYTYARGEFSDFVTTGQHGYAVTGYATAFENGVALMRTDNMGRTGSCAGPTNGSGGGGSSQLAGNSWTWNKTVVPVCNINSVIAAYTDKPTHIELACKYQDCMPAPPTDNGNACATSFTTILKDENYTTEIYDANRTADGDIVTIGTRYSGFSGGPTITKLKPGGNLRWAKQLKNTRFGEDFSGRYQQVINTSDQHFLVGGVEYVGYNHGVSDSAVLMKMDYDGNLIWSKRMATWYADDLKYLFEAENGDYITCHNQDYGHGGCDNAVMRLDKNGNMIWQQKITGWSASNRHIRAMLYEQGSIYLLFDNYIQNLIQSLAVMKLDAATGKLLWTKTITDANNGFTPMGMVLINDVLYIGIGLSIGNDYFDRSMVPVVAKLKGATGEQLPGFKLNNTRMWKNRNVEPFIDYTNVTFTKSADNQLVFARESVAKSGVGYNLMIHKIGTDGTVTWSRDYTQLNNHQINSLRADNAGFIISGFSYGTDIIKEAANEGFVLRVNSAGEIENSSGNCLSQANVAGPGGITTSPNTFTEDPTEKFESEPATIGHRFTNPWILDDTQMSYPACASFSACTPAMLSGPDVICDREQIWSYTAVKDPNCHTSLVWQIDPAYVDIMATAADNISLKFKKAGKTNVKVQVDAGCGMLPASVIVDIPIAASTLELGPDLELCKDAVLQLDAGTTFNTYRWSNGSITHNTTVNKPGTYSLTVTDKCNHSATDAVVVKDGNDYPFSLGADIAKCAENRITRAIPAGFTNYTWNNDYKLDIDGNNAGFYTDRDATYILQAERSNGCVFKDTLAITIKPPMDMGLASELSICDKDEQQVSIAGTFSNITWNNGSSGNDITLTAAGTYIAGGTGPNGCLTADTLLLHVNPLPEVTLPQEQYICEGTLHVLDAGTDGTSYTWSTGETTRKIIVKTTGEWTVNVTNQYGCNTSATAWFREYSKPPSGFLVADTTLCTWGEITIPVRKPYVAYRWSDGSTANHYTTGLPGLYALEVTDALGCTGKEYVRVTAKSCGWGIYVPNAFTPNNDGQNDVLRPRVFGNVSRYQFSVFDRWGNLVYQSNSINQGWNGKNKNLDAPAGTYVWMCIYQMQNEPEQVSKGTAVLLR